A genome region from Leptodactylus fuscus isolate aLepFus1 chromosome 6, aLepFus1.hap2, whole genome shotgun sequence includes the following:
- the LOC142209574 gene encoding G1/S-specific cyclin-D1-like, producing MEGSLLCWEAEKEVMAQADPVLLQSRVLERLLTSQDRYMPSPTYFQCVQKEIYPYMRKMLTSWMLEVCEDQRCGEEVFPLAVNCLDRFLSVVPVEKRRLQLVGATCLLLASKLKESKPIAIENLCMYSDFSFTDSEMRAVELLVLNKLKWDIEAVTPRDFLPHFLEFLSLSGDKMQQVRKHAETFIALCTTDCTFIALPASMVAAASMAAAVTGLRPENLGMTCSSMAVTNYLAKAIGCDPNILRMCQEQIEVSLESNLRQAGSDSSTDSKVIEEIERASTPTDVLDFDL from the exons ATGGAGGGCAGTCTGCTGTGCTGGGAGGCCGAGAAGGAGGTAATGGCCCAGGCTGATCCTGTCCTGCTCCAGAGCCGGGTGCTGGAGAGGCTGCTGACATCTCAGGACAGATATATGCCCTCCCCCACATACTTCCAGTGTGTCCAGAAGGAGATCTACCCATACATGAGGAAGATGCTGACCAGCTGGATGCTAGAG GTATGTGAAGACCAGCGATGTGGAGAAGAGGTTTTCCCTCTGGCCGTCAACTGCTTGGACAGGTTCTTGTCTGTGGTGCCTGTAGAGAAGAGGAGGCTTCAGCTTGTGGGTGCCACCTGTCTTCTTCTTGCTTCCAAACTGAAGGAGTCAAAACCAATAGCCATTGAGAACCTCTGCATGTACTCTGATTTCTCCTTCACAGACAGTGAAATGCGG GCTGTGGAGCTGCTTGTCCTGAACAAGTTAAAGTGGGATATAGAAGCTGTGACACCCCGAGACTTTCTCCCTCACTTCCTAGAGTTTCTCAGTCTATCAGGGGACAAGATGCAGCAGGTCAGGAAGCACGCCGAAACCTTCATTGCACTCTGCACTACAG ACTGCACTTTCATTGCTCTACCAGCTTCTATGGTGGCCGCCGCTAGCATGGCAGCAGCAGTCACAGGTCTGCGGCCTGAGAACCTGGGCATGACATGCTCTAGTATGGCAGTCACAAACTACCTCGCCAAAGCCATTGGATGTGATCCG AATATCCTGAGAATGTGCCAAGAGCAAATTGAAGTGTCTTTAGAATCCAACCTCCGACAAGCTGGAAGTGACAGCAGCACAGATTCCAAGGTCATAGAGGAGATTGAGCGggccagcacccccactgatgtTCTGGACTTTGATCTGTAA